From the Garra rufa chromosome 23, GarRuf1.0, whole genome shotgun sequence genome, the window tcagtccatcaattaatgtctttgtctcttaaaaacatgcagcttttcacttcacaagacattaattgatagactggagtggtgtttttatcagctgtttggactctgggatggcacccattcactgcagaggattcattggtgagcaaatgatataatgctaaatttctccaaatctgttcccacgAAGAAACAACCTCACCTACAATTTGGATTGCCTTTTTATTGTAagatattgttctttttttaactgATATTACACATAGCGATTTGAGAAAATATTTGTTTCACGCTTGGTGAGAACAACTGATTTGATGcgttacatttttaatgtaatagGGCGAGAATAAGATGAGATTTTTTTAATATCATTTCACAGGTACACTTCTGTTGTTACTTACCCTGAGAAATAAAATTCCTCTCAAATTTCTGTAAGAACTCCAAGTACAACAAGTCATCTGGTGTCAGTGCTTCTTCCCCAACCACGGCCTTCATTGCCTGCACATCTTTTCCGATGGCATAGCAAGCATACTGCAAAAGAtgagaaaatatttaaatttttcataCACAATTTGCTTACAACATcagatgaataaaataaaataatatttgcaGGAGGGCGAAATCTGGTGCACATAAGTGTTTGTGAGAGGGACCCAATGGTTTTAGTCACTACTGAGAtgctgttttttctttatttgcaCTACAGTTTATATGTTTGGGGTTAGTAAAATAATAGGCAGCACaccactgataataataaaaatgataataaggtaaataatattttaaatcatttaatcagtgtatatattgatttatttttacattttctttatgattaatatttacataaatacCTCTGATATTTTTGGTTAATtgcttttaataatttaatgtaatgATTTCAGCAAGtatgttgatttatttttttcattttttaaattgaatgtaatttttttgtacataacgcttatttttgtaagtttatttatttgtttgttttagtttacatttttatgatttagtaATTATGCACTTTTACGATTTcataattattagcttttcatcaacTTATTAACCCGTTTGTGAAACTccagttattatttttattattaatatttacttaaatattttaagttaaatagttttccataatttaatataatctttTTAGCAAGtatgttgatttattttttatttgttttttattttaattttacatttttttattttatttatttatttacttacatttttgTTGTATATAACTCtagttattttttcattattgttaatatttacttaaaataaaacaaatacagattttaagttaatattttgtaacaatttaattatctttttttagtaagtttatttatttgtttgttttattagtgtttttgttttcattttcatgatttaaaaattattagctattcatcaacttactaaccccagtttgggaaactctcattattatttttattattaataatttacttaaaatacctataacattttaagttaatatttgtaataattaattcaatatacacacatatatacacacacacaaataaatatataaatataaatataaatatatatatatatatatatacacactagggatgtaacggtattgtaaataccgtcataccgcaataacacattttttcgatactaccgtggtcgcatgactcgataaaacaataggtcttctgagaaaagtttgctcaggcgaatggagcgaacgggaggtagcgggaactacatttcccatcagcccaggcgtggccatcatcctttgcggtctgttgtcgctacagactgtagcagcaaggaaaagagatagaaatggtcgaacctgctccgtctgaagtgcgtatgcgtcacgtattcttttcagcactcatgttaacggattagagcgttcacactgcacgcggttgctgtccggtagtacgtcctagaagcggtgcctttgcagcagtgcagcgatcgttcggcaccgagtctattttttgctgcgctgtatgcgctgaattaatgttacagtacgttgttcgctgtaaaaatgaacatggattgacacggaatgtaccataaatgcatataaatttcacagtcaacacgtggctttttggctaggtttaaaataaggaaaggtgccgttttaaagaggctaaactaggcaacataatagatgcacttgtccaggtagaaacgTTCTTTAaaggtttgtttttaataaagatttaatgcgaaagaaaagcatgagagcctactgcactgcaaaaaaaaatgcttttcttagaattttgtcttgtttccagccaaaatatctaaaattcttaaatcaagaaggattttctagacaagtaaaaattattttcttgtttttagtaaaaacaagtcaaaattaagtgagtttttgtttaaaacaagctagataatctgccaatggggtaagaaaaaaagtcttatttcaagcagacaactcattcagctaaactgatttgactgtttttttacatgctttaatatttaagtttctgtttcaaagtttacagatagatggctaatttgtatgccattgatatgttcagtgttcatgtaaactttttaataaacacttctggcacttttttcgagtctcttgtttagttttgtttttcctgtaaatgattcaataaataccgtaccgtgacattcataccgaggtattaccgtaccgtgaaattttgataccgttacatccctaatacacacacacacacactagcttTTCATCAACTTACTAACCCTAGTTTGTGAAACTcaggttattatttttattgttaacagTTACTTAAATACCTCTGATCTTTTAAGTTAatagttttttataatttaatgtaaTCGTTTCAGCAAGTGttgatttatttttcattcagtttttttatttttattttacattttttgttttgaattttttttttttttacatttttgttgtgtataactttttttttccccattattatcaatatttacttGAAATACCACTAAGATAAGTTAATATTTTGCAACAATTTAATcatcttttttttgtaattttttttttttttttttttttttttgcttggtattattattattttaattattaaaatgtacttaaaatacctctaaggttaaatttttattagattattaatttcgagtttttttatttttttgagtaaatgtaaatctaaaaatgttatttaagcaGCAAAtacgctatatatatatatatatatatatatatatatatatatatatatatatatatatatatatatatatatatatatatacttaccaGCTGATTAGAAACATCTGAGTGGTCTTTGCGTGTCATTCCTTCGCCAATGGCTGACTTCATCAATCGAGACAAAGAAGGTAGTACATTGATTGGAGGATAGATCTGCACAGAAATATCAACAAAAACAGCATGTGagattaaaaatattaagcatagaACTAATGTTCAGACTGTAAGCTTGTTTCCATGACTTGCCTGTCTGTTATGAAGCTGCCTGTCCACATAAATTTGACCCTCAGTGATGTAGCCAGTTAAATCGGGAATAGGATGAGTAATATCTGTGGACAGGAGATGAAAATAAGTAAGTAAACCATTTCAGATGATTAAAAGATTAAAAGAAGAGTAGGTAGATGTTTGCTAACCATCGTTGGGCATAGTGAGGATTGGGATTTGGGTGATGGAGCCATTGCGTCCCTCCACACGTCCGGCCCTCTCGTATATTGTTGCCAGATCAGTGTACATGTATCCTGGGAAACCACGTCGACCAGGAACCTCTTCTCTAGCTGCTGAGACCTTCAAGATGATAGGGTTTAACACTTAGTtacaaaaagcatgttttgcCTTGATACTAACGACTGTGAGTATACATTTACAAgagctgtcaaatcgattaactTCAAAACacttagatatggtcttatagcccttttctgacttgtgagcagccacaatgcgcagccgcaggtcctcagtgagctcctttgtcttagccatgactgtccacaagccaacagcagagagcttctgtttttcacctgttgagttgattgaaacagctgttcccaatgaatcagggcaattaggatgctttaaaccagcttggactatttggaatggtatagaactttggattttcccatagtctgtgacagtttgcaaagggtatgaataattttggacatgccacgttttgttcaaatgtaaataaaagctgagaaatattttttttcacaatgatgcctcttgtacattgtcttattatcttttgggagaagcctgtgtcatttccggtcaaaaaaaaaaaaaaaacttgctggttgaataaatgtaacttcaagtcagaatttgccaggggtatgaataatttagagcttgactgtatatattatgtaaacaaaaacctttattttggaaGGGATTATTCGCGATTAAtggatttgacagccctaaagtTCACACGTTGTACCTCTCGTAAAGCCTCCGCATAAGAGCTCATGTCAGTCAATATGACCAGCACGTGCTTCTCACACTGGTAAGCCAGAAACTCAGCTGAGGTAAGCGCAAGGCGAGGGGTGATGATGCGTTCAATCCTGCAAcagaaaatcaaacattttggtCCATGTCACatcaaaatacttaaaaaaaaatgtatttactcaCATTCATGTCAATTCAAACCTGCATGACATTTTGAAGGATTGTACTTGGGATTGTTCTTTCTTTACCTCATTTAATTTTCATCCACTTGAAATCATTTAGacttttatgtatgtttttataGTGCATATTTAAAACCTAAAAGGCTTTATACAGGTTTCgaatgacatgagggcgagtaaataatgacatcatttcatttttgggtcaactatcccttaaATTTTCAAGAAAATTTGAGAAGATACTGACGTAGGATCGTTGGCCAAATTTAAAAAGAGGCACACGTTGTCCATGGACCCATTCTCTTCGAAATCAGACTTAAAAAATCTTGCAGTTTCCATGTTGACCTAAAGATACAAGTAATGTCATGAAGTTATCCCATTGGTGTTGATGTAGATTGCAAACTTTTAACCAAAAGTGCTCCTCACCCCCATGGCAGCAAACACAATGGCAAAGTTCTCCTCACTGTAATCCATCACATCTTTGGACTTCTTCACCAACCCCGCCTGACGACAGATCTGTGCAGCAATCTGAAAAACACATAttacagtgagaaaaaaaaaaaaaaacaggttcaaGGTTCAATTGTTAGGTAATTAGCCTTAGATTAAAATAGGCATTTTGGGTATTTTCCACAGTATTGCTGTGCTAAGGTGTGTCCAAGAATGCAGTGGTTAAGAAACTATAAATAGCATTAATCTGAGTTAACTGTTTGTATATTATTTGTACATATGTTTATGTCTGCTATTGCTATATTGCATtttacatacactactgttcaaatgtttggttGTCAATAAGACTTTTTTAATGTTAAGTAAAACATTGTCTCTTGTgattatcaaagctgcattttttttttaccaaaattattacaatttaaaataaatgttttctatttaaatgtattttaaaatggaatttattcctgtgatgcaaaactgagttttctgcattattactccagtctacagtgccacatgattcttcagaaattattctaatttgctgatttgctgcgcaagaattcattattatttcattcattatgattatcaatgttgaaaacagttgtactgcttaatatttttgtggaatccatgatctttaataaatagaaagtaaaaaacagcatttatttaaaatataaatgcaaaatataattacaaagtaatattacaaatgtctgtattgtcacttttgattaacttAAAGCATTCTTACTGAATAAAACcaataataacataaataaatgtgtgtgagtgtgtgtcttttttGTGAATCgccttttatatgtgaccctggaccacaaaaccagtcataagttttaattttttaaagcccAAAAAAAAGgcatataggacaatatttggcgagatacaactatttgaaaaactggaatctgagggtttaaaaaaaaaaatcaaaatattgatacagggtttctgcagatatgaacaagtgaaatttaagactttttaagacctttttaataccaccttatatgaaatttaagaccgaaacctgtaatggaaatagatattatattacatgcattgatgtaatatttaatgtgtttaatgtaaaaagtaaacacaatttcatggctgtcataaattaaatttattactacgatatactgtgaactttccatatcagcagatactattccacacaaaatatccccataaaagtactactagaaatatctgatgtaaaaaaaaaaaaattctgaagcaatattttcatcagtgctctattagcttttacatcttaaatctgcatatttgatttaccttaataaaggcctttttttaaacttttgaaatgtatgcattacctttgaaatttattttatgaatttatcaataaattctaaatggctgttagcagtcagattacataatttacactgcaaaattaaaagtgagattaatgttttaaatacatttattgatttataaatatatacattagaaatgttgggtgtggaggcatacttttaaacacactaaattaccagcaggtggcagtaagtcacttcatgagcgagttatttcaactgattcgatcaaaacgctgaatcatagcaaaacgttgctaggagaatgcttctgctaatgttgcatattgtctaatatgtaagtaactacttgactaactacttttttattgagctaaaattaatgtaacatttttaattgtgagaattttcagcaaaaagctcacttggtatattactgaactatatcatgttataaataaactatacatttgaaatttttacctcagtgtgtttctttagagtgctgttacattcatttgttttaaagtatgtcacaaatagaccagaaatacactatccattatcaatttctgtttacgctgattgtattaaaataggaatctttcttgcctttcgatacTTCGctggttgtttttgtcacttcagttttaatcaggcggtttgttcggtcgggcaagtaaaaaaaaaacctatatttcttattattattgataacattatgtacagaaaaaggtcgtttaacctgtattctgctactgcgattctgaagacgcagtaacttccacagagggagaaaaaaatctagttgttagcaattggccttagccaagccctatattcagttttttcaagctaagtatcgctaaacttgcacttccccaaagctaaaaagttaaatccattttacttctgcggtacaatccgagagagactcgcgccaataacagaaagctgattggctattgcatgctggtctcatttgtagtttaaatacagcaaattatatttggaatagtgaaataaagaactacaacaccacggaaacaacaaaaagagaatttaaatgagcattagaggtagcgttacatggacatcgaaaaaataagacctgtgtaaaattatttaagacctagaacagcgattttaagactttttaaggcctaaaattctgatttttaaattttagactttttaagactttttaagaccccgcggaaaccctgtgataaaatcgcctttaaatcgATCCAAATTAGTTCtttgccatgcatattactaatcaaaatgtaagttttgatatatttaaggtaggaaatttacaaaatatcttgaaacatgatttttacctaatatcctaatgatctttggcataaaagaaaaatgtataatttcgaccaatacaatgtatttttggctattgctacaaacccgtgctacttaagactggttttgtggtccagggtcatgtatAATCATGCTTTTACATATTCAGCTATCAAAATGAAAAACAGAGGAGAATGAAACACTTAAAAAACAACAGTGGTCTCACCTCATTGTGGGGTAGACCAGCTGCAGAAAAAATAGGGATTTTTTGACCTCTTGCAATACTGTTCATGCCATCAATGGCTGAGATGCCGGTCTGGATCATCTCCTCGGGATAAATACGACACTGAGGATTAATCGGCTGACCTACAGAAGGCAGGAGAAAATTGGATGGTAAACACAATATCAATACTCAAAAATGCCACTGATGACAATTTGTGAGTGTAAAAATTTATGTGGCCTCATTGAAATGTACCCATAATGTCCAAGTAGTCTTCCGCCAGCACCGCAGGCCCTCGATCAATCGGCTTTCCAGAGCCGTTAAAGACCCGACCTGTAACAGACTTCTAGTTTTAGCAAAAACACATGATAAAAATTATCACATGACTCCAGAATATCTCCTTTTTAATTCTTACCCAGCATATCCTCAGACACAGGGGTGCGCAAAATGTCCCCTGTAAATTCACATGTGGTCTTTTTGGCATCAATACCAGATGTTCCCTCAAACACCTAGAAATGAAATAATGAGGAGTGCTAGAGATCAGATGTTCACAATAGGGGAAAAAATTTAAAACAGGTATTTCAGAAAGTTTTAGTTCCTGACCTGAACCACAGCTTTGGAGCCTGTGACCTCCAGCACTTGTCCGCTCCTCTTAGTGCCATCAGGCAGAGTCAGATGGACAATCTCAGCATACCTGGGGAACTGAATCAGATATTCAAATGTTACTGATCAACGGTTAACAGAACTTCAAATTAATCCAGCACTTTAGTAATGGTAAATCTGTACAGCGTTATTGAGTAAAAGCAGCCAAGCTGACATtatcatttacaagaaaatattacatattgttttttattttattttttatactcaATAAGTAAGCAGAGAGTTGCTGCGCCACATTCAGAtgcattatgtttttaaaacacaACATGTGTAACAAGGGTAATAAATAATATAGAAATCCAATACCTTCACTTGATCCAAAATCACCAGGGGTCCATTAACACCAGCAACGGTTTTATACGCTGAGCACATAATAAATATCAATGTCACAAGAGTGTTTTTGTAGTCTAAATCAAATCACGAACAATTCAACACAAAGGCACTCAAATTCTACAAAGATTTGATTACATGAACAAAGATCAGTAAGCACTgcattaagaaaaataaatacagtaaaaataaaaataaagcacatATCACCTGATAAAATACGACATCATGTTATGGTCAAAGTgtcttaaaaagaaaaataaagaaaaagaatgaGAATGTCATTTGTAATGTATAAAAACATAAACCCAAAGAGAAATAAATAACAGAGATGCTCATAATCAGAAAATAAAAGGTCATGATGCTTAATAATGTGTTCTTCCTAACATTTGTTTTATGCTTGCTTAAGAgataatgagatttttttttaactaaaaatacACTATATTTGAGAATTAACCTCTTTAAATTTCCAATTTATTAAAGCTCCTTGCATGTTGTGATGTCATCAGTGCATCTGATGAAGCTCCCATCTATGGCAAGCCAATTTAACATTATTGGTTATAACTAACTAATCTGTATTTTTATGTTACTAGCACTTATTTATATTTCTAGTAAAGAAACAAGTaaccaggaccacaaaaccagtcataagggtttttttttttttaattgagatatatacatcatctgaaagctgaatgaaaaaagctttccactgatgtatagtttgttaggatatgacaacattttggccaagatacaactaatcGAAAATGTGGaatcttgagggtgcaaaaaaatcaaaatattgagaaaaccgcctttaaagcttttcaaatgaaggtcttagcaatgcatattactcattaaaaattaagttttgatatatttatggtagaaaatttacaaaatatcttcatggaacatgatcttaatatcctaatgatttttggcataaaagaaaatttgataagtttgacccatacaatgtatttttggctactgctacaaatgtaGTAGtactacttaagattggttttgtggtccaaggtcacaatttTACTAGCAGCTAATCATTACATAACGCACATTATGGCGGAATAGTCCCGCCTTCTAAATAAAAGTGCCAATCACAAAAGGGTAAAGTCATTGCAGCTGCCATTTTAAAGCTCTGGTTGCTACAGAGAAAGTCAGTTAtaagctttttaaaaataattttgagacagttgtcagatttcattggtgatttcaaatatgaagtTTAACTCTAAGATTGGTGAACATATTTGgaaaaatttgatgtttcccaCTCAAAGAGATATGAGCTGTACTTGCAAGACTGAAATAGCTTCccaagaggcgtttcaaagatggctgcTTTAAAGGGACTTTTTTATACTTCTCTCAATAGAGGGTTTTCACGACGCATCACCAATTGGCCATTTTGGCTGccctgaatgtaaacaatgccactgaaccgaacaaaattcacaaataggggtgggcggtacaccggtgtcatagtcagcactggtgtgacattgcgcaacgacatggattttctaataccgtcaataccgtaataaatcaattatgtgcctcgaacggctgcatttacatcaataacagctaattctaaataataaggcattaaattttcttcaaacgttcagttgtggtctgaatacctgtccttatactatatatcttgttgtaaataaaaaagtaaaacatattcgtatcagctttgcaggtggtaggtaaaaggggagtggccattaaacgactggtgaaacaccgTGAAGAAaagtcgggcctgtagcctataccaggggcggagtggcaatcgggacgaccgggacttttcccgtcggccggccgaaggatttacacagcggatcacaaattgagcgggcgcgaggcgaacgcgaccggcctgtttacttttactttcgattttgcgataacgcacactctgtgtgaagggagcagcacatcttataacgttaatagatatttgtcagtgagtacaagattgcagcaaatcctccagtctatgtttgtcatctctctttactttcgacccgtgatcattcaaatctaaaggtcattgtacattgagtccgattttcgtatgcgtttttttagttttctcatattcgccatccttatcaaaatgcttattatggatgcgaaaatgcagaaaatcaaacacgatccgactttttttatgacggacgaaagttttagaggcagtgtgtaaactcgattaaccagtggtggacgaagtacacaaatcaaatacttgagtaaaagtacagatacgtataatagaatattactccagtaaaagtaaaagtactcctttttcaattttactcgagtgaaagtacaaaagtactccattttttgtgtacttaagtaaaaaagtactgaaatattttgcaattttataaaggctataattttatattaacatatatattttttttataatcctactataagccttggattttcccaaaataaccactagcctatatggagtcaagatagatttttgttgttgatatggactacgttgacaagagtgatgttcactgtgaagcttacattgcattgtacctgagagaaaactgatttgaccatctcattttcaccagtaagaaaagtgttttaaagtttgttattttgcagaacggcacagttataaatgatatgagaataaggcctgaagttaggaagaaaaatgtaattatgttttcataatatttttcttttttctcaagcattgtctgtggtgtaaaaacacccctggccaaatgcccccagagggcatcacttcccactttgataattactgtagttaccatgttctgaacatcacatcttttcttttcccaaagatgtaatctgtctaggtggttgattataaatatttggacttcatatctgaaaattacctcaacttagcactagggctgcaacgattcgtcgacgttgtcgacaaaaatcgataatagaaatagtcgacaatgaatttcattgtcgatgttgtcgccagacaaccgagtgaggcatctttctgccgagagtcgcacatacgcagcttctatgctgagcgataacatacagaaatggcggcgtccaacgcagcagctgcgcgtaccaaaacacgcccgtttcacacatactccgtctgcagtgcgttttttttttccacacccatgttaacggattagaacgttcacaatgtacggactgcaaacgcgttctgtgtgaaagcaaaacgagtctgtgcttcttctgcaccgcatacgtaacgcacacggactgtagacgcactgcagactgagtatgtatgaaacaggagtaaagtttgtgagcattttagcctgctacggcgaattaaaatattacctgcatggtttgtaaagcagtccttgcgcatcacggcagcacctctgtgatgcacgaacatttaaagagaaagcacgtcggacagttgaatgaaacggagtttggctggcctcggtaagatttaaataacatggaagccaatacgttttgttttggatatacatttttgtttactgttttattgctgctgatggtttacaggaagaaaatgtttacttgattttaatttattttttcttataaaacaaatgtgcctgtccattaaaaaaattatagagtttcttaatttatgcatttatgtctgtactgaccga encodes:
- the LOC141298854 gene encoding V-type proton ATPase subunit B, brain isoform-like — protein: MKALRGMVSGAVSEISSAVTGSKHVAVRENVLAVTRDYISQPRLTYKTVAGVNGPLVILDQVKFPRYAEIVHLTLPDGTKRSGQVLEVTGSKAVVQVFEGTSGIDAKKTTCEFTGDILRTPVSEDMLGRVFNGSGKPIDRGPAVLAEDYLDIMGQPINPQCRIYPEEMIQTGISAIDGMNSIARGQKIPIFSAAGLPHNEIAAQICRQAGLVKKSKDVMDYSEENFAIVFAAMGVNMETARFFKSDFEENGSMDNVCLFLNLANDPTIERIITPRLALTSAEFLAYQCEKHVLVILTDMSSYAEALREVSAAREEVPGRRGFPGYMYTDLATIYERAGRVEGRNGSITQIPILTMPNDDITHPIPDLTGYITEGQIYVDRQLHNRQIYPPINVLPSLSRLMKSAIGEGMTRKDHSDVSNQLYACYAIGKDVQAMKAVVGEEALTPDDLLYLEFLQKFERNFISQGAYENRTVFETLDIGWQLLRIFPKEMLKRIPQSTLAEFYPRDSKH